A portion of the Streptomyces platensis genome contains these proteins:
- a CDS encoding N-acetylneuraminate synthase family protein: MSTNSRLRTLGNREAGPGRPVYVTGEIGINHNGDLENAFALIDAAADAGCDAVKFQKRTPEVCTPRDQWEIERDTPWGRMTYIDYRHRVEFDEDGYRAIDEYCKKRGIAWFASPWDVESVAFLEKFDVPCYKVASASLTDDELLRAMRATGRTVILSTGMSTPKQIRHAVEVLGSENILLCHATSTYPAKAEELNLRMINTLQDEYPNVPIGYSGHETGLQTTLAAVALGATFVERHITLDRAMWGSDQAASVEPGGLSRLVRDIRTIEESLGDGVKKVYESELGPMKKLRRVTGVVAEAEAAEPAAV; the protein is encoded by the coding sequence ATGAGCACCAACTCCCGCCTCCGCACCCTCGGCAACCGCGAGGCCGGCCCCGGCCGCCCCGTCTACGTCACCGGTGAGATCGGCATCAACCACAACGGCGACCTGGAGAACGCGTTCGCGCTGATCGACGCCGCCGCCGACGCCGGCTGTGACGCGGTGAAGTTCCAGAAGCGCACCCCCGAGGTCTGCACCCCCCGTGACCAGTGGGAGATCGAGCGCGACACCCCCTGGGGCCGGATGACCTACATCGACTACCGCCACCGCGTGGAGTTCGACGAGGACGGCTACCGCGCCATCGACGAGTACTGCAAGAAGCGCGGCATCGCCTGGTTCGCCTCCCCGTGGGACGTCGAGTCCGTCGCCTTCCTGGAGAAGTTCGACGTGCCCTGCTACAAGGTCGCCTCCGCCTCGCTCACCGACGACGAGCTGCTGCGCGCCATGCGCGCCACCGGCCGCACCGTCATCCTCTCGACGGGCATGTCCACCCCCAAGCAGATCCGGCACGCCGTCGAGGTCCTGGGCAGCGAGAACATCCTGCTCTGCCACGCCACGAGCACCTACCCGGCCAAGGCCGAGGAGCTCAACCTCCGCATGATCAACACCCTTCAGGACGAGTACCCGAACGTCCCGATCGGCTACAGCGGCCACGAGACCGGTCTGCAGACCACCCTCGCCGCGGTCGCCCTCGGCGCCACCTTCGTCGAGCGCCACATCACCCTCGACCGCGCCATGTGGGGCTCCGACCAGGCCGCCTCCGTCGAGCCCGGCGGCCTGTCCCGCCTGGTCCGCGACATCCGCACCATCGAGGAGTCCCTCGGTGACGGCGTCAAGAAGGTCTACGAGAGCGAGCTCGGCCCGATGAAGAAGCTGCGCCGCGTCACCGGCGTGGTCGCCGAGGCCGAGGCCGCCGAGCCGGCCGCCGTCTGA
- a CDS encoding amidohydrolase, producing MNHVKSREVSAARTPAGDQLPGALPEALRAELSAFRRDLHRHPELGNQEFRTTAAIKERLERAGLRPRVLATGTGLICDIGTRDATADGRAVAAAPERPLLALRADIDALPIPDTKTVDYASTVAGRAHACGHDVHTAVVLGAGLVLAELARAGALPRPVRLLFQPAEEILPGGASDAIESGALEGVGRILAVHCDPRVDAGRIGLRTGAITSACDRLEVELDGPGGHTARPHLTTDMVTAASRVAVDVPALLARRVDARAGLAVTWGRLASGHACNVIPQHAELSGTVRCLDLDAWRKAPDLVHAAIDEVAALHGAKSQITYVRGVPPVVNEPVTVQLLHSAMAARRGEGAIEDTEQSLGGEDFSWYLEHVPGAMARLGVHPPADPTHRDLHRGDFDVDEQAIKAGVELFTGAALLDGDLAD from the coding sequence GTGAACCACGTGAAGTCCCGAGAGGTCAGCGCCGCCCGTACCCCCGCCGGTGATCAGCTCCCCGGCGCCCTTCCCGAGGCGCTGCGCGCCGAACTCAGCGCCTTCCGGCGCGACTTGCACCGGCACCCGGAACTCGGCAACCAGGAGTTCCGGACCACCGCGGCGATCAAGGAACGGCTGGAGCGGGCCGGTCTGCGGCCCCGGGTACTGGCCACCGGCACCGGTCTGATCTGCGACATCGGCACCCGGGACGCCACGGCCGACGGGCGGGCCGTCGCGGCCGCCCCCGAGCGCCCCCTGCTGGCGCTGCGGGCGGACATCGACGCACTGCCCATCCCGGACACCAAGACCGTCGACTACGCCTCGACGGTCGCAGGGCGCGCCCACGCCTGCGGCCATGACGTGCACACCGCCGTCGTCCTCGGCGCCGGTCTGGTCCTGGCCGAGCTGGCCCGCGCCGGAGCCCTGCCGCGCCCCGTGCGCCTGCTCTTCCAGCCCGCCGAGGAGATCCTGCCCGGCGGCGCCTCCGACGCGATCGAGTCCGGTGCCCTGGAGGGCGTCGGCCGGATCCTCGCCGTCCACTGCGACCCGCGCGTCGACGCCGGCCGGATCGGGCTCCGTACGGGAGCGATCACCTCGGCCTGCGACCGGCTGGAGGTCGAGCTGGACGGCCCCGGCGGGCACACCGCCCGCCCGCACCTGACCACCGACATGGTGACCGCCGCCTCCCGGGTCGCCGTGGACGTACCGGCGCTGCTGGCCCGCCGGGTCGACGCCCGCGCCGGTCTGGCCGTCACCTGGGGCCGGCTGGCGTCCGGACACGCCTGCAACGTCATCCCGCAGCACGCAGAACTCTCCGGCACCGTCCGCTGTCTTGATCTCGACGCCTGGCGGAAGGCCCCGGACCTGGTCCATGCGGCGATCGACGAGGTCGCCGCGCTGCACGGTGCGAAGTCCCAGATCACCTACGTCCGCGGGGTGCCGCCGGTGGTCAACGAGCCGGTCACCGTCCAGCTGCTGCACTCCGCGATGGCCGCCCGCCGCGGTGAGGGCGCCATCGAGGACACCGAGCAGTCCCTCGGCGGCGAGGACTTCTCCTGGTACCTCGAACACGTACCCGGCGCCATGGCCCGCCTCGGCGTCCATCCGCCCGCCGACCCCACGCACCGGGACCTGCACCGCGGCGATTTCGATGTGGACGAGCAGGCGATCAAGGCCGGCGTCGAACTCTTCACCGGCGCGGCCCTCCTCGACGGGGACCTCGCGGACTGA
- a CDS encoding BMP family lipoprotein, whose protein sequence is MRRVIRIAAAATATAGLALTATACGQSFAEANRAKHAGVGLAFDIGGRDDHSFNEAAARGADNATKKLGVNVKMLTAKNGETEADREQRLTSFAEAGYNPVIGVGFAYSQAVQNVAKDFPATTFGVVDAVPEGKNVDAMVFAEHEGSYLAGVAAALKSKNHKVGFIGGVNNALIQKFQAGFEQGVRDTDPKAKVTSQYLYPNNDKGFNDPAAAKAKAGGMLDSGIDVIYTAAGQSGAGTIEAISKVKGAWAIGVDSDQYQQPGLARYKNRILTSVVKNVDVAVFDLIKSAEDGKPLTGIHSYDLKHSGVSLATSGGFIKDIQPQIDAARKKIIEGKVKVKETP, encoded by the coding sequence GTGCGTCGGGTCATCAGGATTGCCGCCGCGGCCACCGCCACCGCGGGCCTCGCGCTCACCGCCACCGCGTGCGGTCAGAGCTTTGCCGAGGCCAACCGCGCCAAACACGCGGGGGTCGGGCTGGCCTTCGACATCGGCGGCCGGGACGACCACTCGTTCAACGAAGCGGCCGCCCGCGGTGCGGACAACGCGACCAAGAAGCTGGGCGTCAACGTCAAGATGCTCACCGCCAAGAACGGCGAGACCGAGGCGGACCGCGAGCAGCGGCTCACCTCCTTCGCCGAGGCCGGCTACAACCCGGTCATCGGCGTCGGCTTCGCCTACAGCCAGGCCGTGCAGAACGTGGCCAAGGACTTCCCCGCCACCACGTTCGGTGTCGTGGACGCCGTGCCCGAGGGCAAGAACGTCGATGCGATGGTCTTCGCCGAGCACGAGGGCTCGTATCTGGCCGGGGTCGCGGCCGCGCTGAAGAGCAAGAACCACAAGGTGGGCTTCATCGGCGGTGTGAACAACGCGCTGATCCAGAAGTTCCAGGCCGGCTTCGAGCAGGGGGTCCGTGACACCGACCCGAAGGCCAAGGTCACCTCGCAGTACCTGTACCCCAACAACGACAAGGGGTTCAACGACCCGGCGGCCGCCAAGGCCAAGGCCGGCGGCATGCTCGACAGCGGTATCGACGTGATCTACACGGCGGCCGGGCAGTCGGGCGCCGGGACCATCGAGGCGATCAGCAAGGTCAAGGGTGCCTGGGCGATCGGCGTGGACTCGGACCAGTACCAGCAGCCGGGTCTGGCCCGCTACAAGAACCGGATCCTCACGTCGGTCGTGAAGAACGTCGATGTGGCCGTGTTCGACCTGATCAAGAGCGCCGAGGACGGTAAGCCGCTGACCGGCATCCACTCCTACGACCTCAAGCACAGCGGGGTGTCGCTCGCCACCTCGGGCGGGTTCATCAAGGACATCCAGCCGCAGATCGATGCGGCCCGGAAGAAGATCATCGAGGGCAAGGTGAAGGTCAAGGAGACGCCGTAG
- a CDS encoding ABC transporter ATP-binding protein yields the protein MANHDIHLTVRRGTVHALCGENGAGKSTLMKILYGMQKPDEGTIALGGEQVTLHTPGDAIARGIGMVHQHFMLADNLTVLENTVLGAEKLHGIGAGARAKIKELSDAYGLNIRPDVLVEDLGVADRQRVEILKVLYRGARTLILDEPTAVLVPQEVDALFDNLRELKSEGLTVIFISHKLGEVLSVADDITVIRRGTTVASVEPSGTTPKQLAELMVGSELPSPETRESTVTDEEMLRVSDVHLSATDSDGVVRTVLDGISFTIHKGEVLGVAGVEGNGQAELVEAVMGTRRPDHGTITLDGTDLSGASTRARREGGIGYIPEDRHRHGLLLEAPLWENRILGHVTERPNSKGKLLDIPGARKDTERIVEQYDVRTPGIEVTASSLSGGNQQKLIVGREMSHHPKLLIAAHPTRGVDVGAQAQIWEQIREARREGLAVLLISADLDELIGLSDTLRVMYRGRLVADADPAVITPEELGSAMTGAARGHLSAAEEGAPEDGTPGDGASHDAGEQEGDEQ from the coding sequence GTGGCCAACCACGACATCCATCTCACCGTGCGCCGCGGCACCGTCCACGCCCTGTGCGGCGAGAACGGTGCCGGCAAGTCCACCCTGATGAAGATCCTCTACGGCATGCAGAAGCCGGACGAGGGCACCATCGCGCTGGGCGGCGAGCAGGTCACCCTGCACACCCCGGGCGACGCCATCGCGCGCGGCATCGGCATGGTGCACCAGCACTTCATGCTCGCCGACAACCTCACCGTCCTGGAGAACACCGTTCTCGGCGCGGAGAAACTGCACGGCATCGGCGCCGGCGCCCGCGCGAAGATAAAGGAACTCTCCGACGCGTACGGGCTGAACATCCGCCCCGACGTGCTGGTGGAGGACCTCGGTGTCGCCGACCGCCAGCGGGTCGAGATCCTCAAGGTCCTCTACCGCGGCGCCCGCACGCTGATCCTCGACGAGCCGACCGCCGTCCTGGTCCCGCAGGAGGTCGACGCGCTCTTCGACAACCTGCGCGAGCTCAAGTCCGAGGGCCTGACCGTCATCTTCATCTCGCACAAGCTGGGCGAGGTGCTCTCGGTCGCCGACGACATCACCGTCATACGGCGCGGCACCACCGTGGCCTCGGTCGAGCCGTCCGGGACCACCCCCAAGCAGCTCGCCGAGCTGATGGTCGGCAGCGAACTGCCGTCGCCGGAGACCCGCGAGTCGACCGTCACGGACGAGGAGATGCTGCGCGTCAGCGACGTGCATCTGTCCGCGACCGACTCCGACGGCGTGGTCCGCACCGTTCTGGACGGCATCTCCTTCACCATCCACAAGGGCGAGGTGCTGGGCGTCGCCGGTGTCGAGGGCAACGGCCAGGCCGAGCTCGTCGAAGCCGTCATGGGCACCCGCCGCCCCGACCACGGCACGATCACCCTGGACGGCACGGACCTGTCCGGCGCCTCCACCCGCGCCCGGCGCGAGGGCGGCATCGGCTACATCCCCGAGGACCGCCACCGCCACGGCCTGCTGCTGGAAGCCCCGCTGTGGGAGAACCGCATCCTGGGCCATGTCACCGAGCGCCCCAACAGCAAGGGCAAGCTCCTTGACATCCCCGGCGCCCGTAAGGACACCGAGCGCATCGTCGAGCAGTACGACGTGCGCACCCCCGGCATCGAGGTCACCGCGTCCTCGCTCTCCGGCGGCAACCAGCAGAAGCTGATCGTCGGCCGCGAGATGAGCCACCACCCCAAGCTGCTGATCGCCGCCCACCCCACCCGCGGGGTCGACGTCGGCGCGCAGGCGCAGATCTGGGAACAGATCCGCGAGGCGCGCCGCGAGGGTCTGGCGGTGCTGCTGATCTCTGCCGACCTGGACGAGCTGATCGGGCTGTCCGACACCCTGCGGGTGATGTACCGGGGCCGGCTGGTCGCGGACGCGGACCCCGCCGTCATCACCCCGGAGGAGTTGGGCTCCGCCATGACCGGTGCCGCCAGAGGCCACCTCAGTGCTGCGGAAGAGGGTGCGCCGGAAGACGGCACGCCGGGAGACGGTGCGTCGCACGACGCCGGTGAGCAGGAGGGCGACGAGCAGTGA
- a CDS encoding ABC transporter permease, with product MDAIAKSATRDKVILAIAAPVLAIVAAIVISSLVFLASGENPFRAYGIMADYGHYSDSQVWIINKAVPYYLSALAVAIGFRMNLFNIGVDGQYRLAAFAAAAVGGAIALPGALQIILLIVIAMLVGAIWSGIAGLLKTTRGVSEVITTIMLNAIAASIIGYFLQDGRLAIKDGNLLHTKFLPESSHFFSFPTHPKPVLGFVVIAILAGALYWFGINRTRFGFDLRAVGASEPAAEASGVSVKRMVLCSMLLSGAAAGLVGMPTLLGESFQYGTDFPAGIGFTGIAIALLGRNHPIGMAFGALLWAFLDRTGSRLEFEGYAQEIVGVMQGVIVLCVVIAYEIVRRYGLSLQQRKVGEELAALSRTNNTDKSDKSDNPEVSA from the coding sequence GTGGACGCCATCGCCAAGAGCGCCACCCGCGACAAGGTGATCCTGGCGATCGCCGCGCCCGTCCTGGCCATCGTCGCCGCGATAGTGATTTCGTCCCTGGTGTTCCTCGCCTCCGGTGAGAACCCCTTCCGGGCCTACGGGATCATGGCCGACTACGGCCACTACAGCGACAGCCAGGTCTGGATCATCAACAAGGCGGTGCCGTACTACCTTTCGGCGCTGGCGGTCGCCATCGGCTTCCGCATGAACCTCTTCAACATCGGCGTCGACGGCCAGTACCGCCTGGCGGCGTTCGCGGCCGCGGCGGTCGGCGGCGCCATCGCGCTGCCCGGCGCACTCCAGATCATCCTGCTCATCGTCATCGCGATGCTGGTGGGCGCGATCTGGTCGGGTATCGCGGGTCTGCTGAAGACCACCCGCGGCGTCAGCGAGGTGATCACCACGATCATGCTGAACGCCATCGCCGCGTCGATCATCGGCTACTTCCTCCAGGACGGCCGCCTCGCCATCAAGGACGGCAACCTCCTGCACACGAAGTTCCTGCCGGAGTCCAGCCACTTCTTCTCGTTCCCGACCCACCCCAAGCCGGTCCTCGGCTTCGTGGTGATCGCGATCCTGGCCGGTGCGCTGTACTGGTTCGGGATCAACCGGACCCGCTTCGGCTTCGACCTGCGCGCCGTGGGCGCCTCCGAGCCGGCCGCCGAGGCCAGCGGGGTCAGCGTCAAGCGCATGGTCCTGTGCAGCATGCTGCTGTCGGGTGCCGCGGCCGGTCTGGTCGGTATGCCCACCCTGCTCGGCGAGTCCTTCCAGTACGGCACGGACTTCCCGGCCGGTATCGGCTTCACCGGTATCGCCATCGCGCTGCTCGGCCGCAACCACCCCATCGGCATGGCCTTCGGCGCCCTGCTGTGGGCGTTCCTCGACCGCACCGGCTCCCGGCTGGAGTTCGAGGGCTACGCCCAGGAGATCGTCGGCGTCATGCAGGGCGTCATCGTCCTCTGCGTGGTCATCGCCTACGAGATCGTGCGCCGCTACGGGCTGAGCCTTCAGCAGCGCAAGGTCGGCGAGGAGCTGGCCGCCCTGTCCCGTACGAACAACACCGACAAGTCTGACAAGAGCGACAACCCGGAGGTGTCGGCGTGA
- a CDS encoding ABC transporter permease, protein MSTDLKTATKLAVPGKGGRRKLTYPWILLIIAVGLVAVSVLRAVTGAGDLTSTGQFGAALSAAVPIGLAGLGGLWSERAGVVNIGLEGMMMLGSFAAGWVGWQHGPWAAAAAGILGGALGGLIHAIATVTFGVDHIVSGVAVNILALGATQYLATLWFGQEGSAAMLAGGNDKQSPPMPDMPTFTVPGLSDALNTLEGHHWFLVSDAAGILGAAVTNVSWLTLLTVGLFIGTFFVLWRSSFGLRLRSCGEAPISAESLGVNVYSYKYAAVLVSGALAGLGGAFLSIGVHFFQDGQTGGRGYIGLATMIFGNWRPGGVAMGAGLFGFMDAMQLRSGGPTVHALLLGLAALLAVLALLRLRAAKRTQGVVAGIAAAVLVIWYFLADTVPLELVEASPYIATLLVLALFSQRLRPPKANGKPYRRGQGT, encoded by the coding sequence GTGAGTACGGACCTCAAGACCGCGACGAAGCTCGCGGTCCCCGGGAAGGGTGGCCGGCGCAAGCTGACCTACCCATGGATCCTGCTGATCATCGCCGTCGGGCTGGTCGCCGTCTCCGTCCTCCGGGCCGTCACCGGCGCGGGTGACCTCACCTCCACCGGCCAGTTCGGCGCCGCGCTGAGCGCCGCCGTGCCGATCGGCCTGGCGGGTCTGGGCGGACTGTGGTCCGAGCGGGCCGGCGTGGTCAACATCGGCCTCGAAGGCATGATGATGCTCGGCTCGTTCGCGGCCGGCTGGGTCGGCTGGCAGCACGGCCCCTGGGCGGCGGCCGCGGCCGGCATCCTCGGCGGCGCGCTCGGCGGCCTCATCCACGCCATCGCCACCGTCACCTTCGGCGTCGACCACATCGTCTCCGGTGTCGCGGTCAACATCCTGGCGCTCGGCGCCACCCAGTACCTGGCCACGCTGTGGTTCGGCCAGGAGGGCAGCGCGGCCATGCTGGCCGGCGGCAACGACAAGCAGTCGCCGCCGATGCCCGACATGCCGACGTTCACCGTCCCCGGCCTGTCGGACGCCCTGAACACCCTGGAGGGCCACCACTGGTTCCTGGTCTCCGACGCCGCCGGCATCCTCGGCGCCGCGGTCACCAACGTCTCCTGGCTGACCCTGCTCACCGTCGGCCTGTTCATCGGCACCTTCTTCGTGCTGTGGCGCTCCTCCTTCGGGCTCCGGCTGCGCTCCTGCGGCGAGGCCCCGATCTCGGCCGAGTCCCTGGGCGTCAACGTCTACTCGTACAAGTACGCGGCGGTGCTGGTCTCCGGTGCCCTGGCCGGCCTCGGCGGTGCCTTCCTCTCCATCGGGGTGCACTTCTTCCAGGACGGCCAGACCGGCGGCCGTGGCTACATCGGTCTCGCCACGATGATCTTCGGCAACTGGCGGCCGGGCGGCGTCGCGATGGGCGCGGGCCTGTTCGGCTTCATGGACGCCATGCAGCTGCGCAGCGGCGGCCCGACCGTCCACGCCCTGCTGCTGGGCCTGGCCGCGCTCCTCGCGGTGCTCGCCCTGCTCCGGCTGCGTGCCGCCAAGCGCACCCAGGGTGTGGTCGCCGGCATAGCTGCCGCCGTCCTGGTCATCTGGTACTTCCTGGCCGACACCGTTCCCCTCGAACTGGTCGAGGCGAGCCCGTACATCGCCACCCTGCTGGTACTCGCCCTCTTCTCCCAGCGGCTGCGGCCGCCGAAGGCGAACGGCAAGCCCTACCGCCGAGGACAAGGCACATGA
- a CDS encoding cytidine deaminase, whose product MTPPVPVDWTALRAQARDAMSRAYAPYSGYPVGAAALVDDGRTITGCNVENASYGLALCAECGLISELFAGRTDNDGPAPRLTAFTCVDGAGDLLVPCGRCRQLLWEHGGPDLLVDTAAGIRPLSELLPDAFGPGHLRG is encoded by the coding sequence ATGACACCACCGGTGCCGGTCGACTGGACCGCACTGCGCGCGCAGGCCCGGGACGCGATGTCCCGGGCCTACGCCCCGTATTCCGGCTACCCCGTAGGCGCCGCCGCCCTCGTGGACGACGGCCGCACCATCACCGGCTGCAACGTCGAAAACGCCTCATACGGCCTCGCCCTGTGCGCCGAATGCGGCCTGATCTCAGAGCTGTTCGCGGGCCGGACCGACAACGACGGGCCCGCCCCCCGCCTGACCGCCTTCACCTGCGTGGACGGGGCGGGCGACCTCCTCGTCCCCTGCGGCCGCTGCCGCCAACTCCTGTGGGAACACGGCGGCCCCGACCTCCTGGTCGACACGGCGGCCGGCATCCGCCCGCTGTCGGAGCTGCTTCCGGACGCGTTCGGGCCGGGGCATTTGAGGGGGTGA
- a CDS encoding GNAT family N-acetyltransferase, producing the protein MSDLRIQRPDGDDALKDWQFVHNTIIPTHLLSLEEVRERAQRHHLEVAYAGDELIGCSTVRPPADDTLTVTVIARVLEAHRGQGFGEELYARGLSRAREWGAEVIETVVLSSNEDGLRFARKHGFVETERYLLPGDSIPWIDLRLARS; encoded by the coding sequence ATGTCTGATCTTCGTATTCAGCGGCCGGACGGCGACGACGCCCTCAAGGACTGGCAGTTCGTCCACAACACGATTATTCCTACCCACCTCCTTTCGCTGGAGGAGGTGCGGGAGCGGGCGCAGCGTCACCATTTGGAGGTCGCGTATGCCGGTGACGAGCTCATCGGGTGCAGCACGGTGCGCCCGCCTGCCGATGACACGCTGACGGTGACCGTGATCGCCCGTGTGCTGGAAGCTCATCGTGGTCAGGGGTTCGGGGAGGAGCTTTATGCGCGCGGGCTCAGCAGGGCGCGGGAGTGGGGCGCCGAAGTGATCGAGACCGTGGTGCTGTCCTCCAACGAGGACGGGCTGCGGTTCGCGCGCAAGCACGGGTTCGTCGAGACCGAGCGCTATCTGCTGCCGGGGGACAGCATTCCGTGGATCGACCTGCGTCTTGCCCGGTCCTGA
- a CDS encoding cytochrome P450: protein MPMHRVGESGRVIEFAPRIDELLSRYRGASLFRLEPDTIGVSGAELMDRLLRSRPANAEERPTFKPVQGRLVSRTDASTFMQAVGSDVRNALQRPLDEAVDLTGRWPHVAHVYLRDLVFGNERLRFRVLVDRRLELTPKLTWSAVASGAALLGRPGQDVPLSKLAALVLDSKTYGDRRYAMYLYRRVAAPVCFTVSALVTNALWLGAPFSDDVSNRNILLEALRLLPPSWNILRMASPEFSDVDARIGPKDDVLLLPLLSHRDPELWDEPDAFRPDRWEELDGDNHPGYFPFGHVNERCWGRHMVLPLAERLLDIVRRDGLVVNPGQTRGKVELDGLLEVSEVQMTRPMASPMARP, encoded by the coding sequence ATGCCTATGCACCGCGTCGGCGAGAGCGGTCGGGTCATCGAGTTCGCGCCGAGGATCGACGAACTGTTAAGTCGTTATCGTGGTGCGTCGCTTTTTCGTCTGGAGCCCGACACGATCGGGGTATCCGGCGCCGAGCTGATGGACCGCTTACTCCGCAGCAGGCCGGCCAACGCGGAGGAGAGGCCCACCTTCAAACCCGTCCAGGGGCGGCTCGTTAGCCGTACGGATGCGTCCACCTTTATGCAGGCCGTGGGCTCGGACGTGCGGAACGCGCTGCAACGTCCCCTGGATGAGGCGGTCGACCTGACCGGCCGGTGGCCGCATGTGGCGCATGTTTATCTGCGGGATCTCGTTTTCGGAAACGAACGTCTGCGATTCCGGGTTCTGGTCGACCGCAGGCTGGAGTTGACTCCGAAACTGACCTGGTCGGCCGTCGCCTCCGGAGCCGCTTTGCTGGGCAGGCCCGGGCAGGACGTGCCGCTGTCGAAACTTGCCGCTCTCGTGCTCGATTCCAAGACCTACGGTGACCGGCGCTATGCCATGTACCTGTATCGGCGGGTGGCCGCACCGGTGTGCTTCACCGTATCCGCGCTGGTCACCAACGCCCTGTGGCTCGGGGCTCCGTTCAGCGATGACGTATCGAACCGGAACATCCTCCTTGAGGCACTCCGGCTGCTTCCCCCCTCATGGAACATCTTGCGAATGGCTTCTCCGGAGTTCTCGGACGTGGACGCACGGATCGGCCCGAAAGACGATGTCCTGTTGCTTCCCCTGCTGAGCCACCGCGATCCCGAGCTCTGGGACGAGCCCGACGCGTTTCGTCCCGACCGCTGGGAAGAGCTGGACGGAGACAACCACCCCGGGTATTTCCCCTTCGGCCACGTAAACGAACGATGCTGGGGCCGGCATATGGTCCTGCCCCTGGCCGAACGGCTCCTCGACATCGTGCGCCGGGACGGACTGGTGGTGAATCCGGGGCAGACCAGGGGGAAGGTCGAACTCGACGGTTTGCTCGAAGTGTCCGAAGTGCAGATGACTCGACCGATGGCTAGTCCTATGGCTCGTCCGTGA
- a CDS encoding tryptorubin family RiPP precursor, which yields MPGILPGIDIFCHRISISFATQMEVLMKLVRIVKKFRPEKSLKAYAWYGWI from the coding sequence ATGCCGGGAATTCTGCCCGGTATCGACATCTTCTGCCATCGCATAAGTATCTCGTTCGCCACGCAAATGGAGGTGCTCATGAAACTCGTTCGCATCGTCAAGAAGTTCCGTCCAGAAAAGAGCCTCAAGGCATACGCCTGGTACGGCTGGATTTAA
- a CDS encoding NUDIX hydrolase translates to MSRRDYENDPHAPAANSLVPAASAIVVDDSGRVLLQRRRDNDMWALPGGVMNIGESLPDCAVRETREETGFHVEVVGIVGTYTNPHHVFAYDDGEVRQEFSICFLARPLGGRLAVSEESTDVRWFEPGEIDALPMVPSIRKRLNDWRDGNMPATR, encoded by the coding sequence ATGAGTAGGCGCGATTACGAGAACGACCCTCATGCCCCTGCCGCGAACAGCTTGGTTCCGGCGGCATCTGCGATTGTGGTCGACGACTCCGGGCGCGTCCTGCTTCAGCGTCGGCGCGACAACGACATGTGGGCACTTCCCGGTGGCGTCATGAATATTGGCGAGTCACTGCCGGACTGCGCAGTTCGGGAGACCCGCGAAGAGACCGGGTTCCATGTCGAAGTCGTAGGCATCGTGGGCACCTACACCAACCCCCACCACGTCTTCGCCTACGACGATGGCGAAGTGCGGCAGGAATTCTCCATCTGCTTCCTGGCAAGACCGTTGGGCGGGCGGCTGGCGGTGTCCGAAGAATCCACGGACGTCCGGTGGTTTGAGCCCGGAGAGATTGATGCGCTTCCGATGGTGCCCAGCATCCGAAAGCGCCTGAACGACTGGCGCGACGGCAATATGCCCGCCACACGCTGA
- a CDS encoding DUF5919 domain-containing protein produces MNEALRRALLRAHLTDRQLAERCGVDIKTVGRWITEAGRVPHARHRWSVCEALGEDEAVLWPTAAKKAIKVGPDREVVSVYPYRSGCPASLWRSLITKAERELTFAGYTDYFLWLEQARFGAALQRKAARGCRVRFLLGDPDSSLTRSRERDEDVALTLSTRIRVTLAELEKIKKQPGIDARFSEGHAHLSVFRFDDDMIVTPLLTHSVGHDAPTLHLRRRQDDGMFDRFASHVEELWSRGSPVWEGGGDE; encoded by the coding sequence GTGAACGAAGCACTACGCCGCGCCCTGCTACGGGCACACCTGACTGATCGCCAATTAGCCGAGAGGTGTGGCGTCGACATCAAGACCGTAGGCCGATGGATCACCGAGGCCGGACGGGTTCCCCATGCCCGACACCGGTGGTCCGTCTGTGAGGCGCTCGGGGAGGACGAGGCGGTGTTGTGGCCTACAGCCGCAAAGAAAGCGATAAAGGTTGGCCCGGACCGCGAGGTCGTTTCTGTCTATCCGTACCGATCCGGTTGCCCCGCCTCTTTGTGGCGCTCACTGATCACCAAGGCGGAGCGTGAACTGACCTTCGCGGGTTACACCGATTACTTCCTGTGGCTCGAACAAGCAAGGTTCGGTGCAGCACTACAGCGGAAGGCTGCCCGGGGATGCCGGGTTCGGTTTCTTCTCGGCGATCCTGACAGCAGCCTCACACGCTCGCGCGAGCGCGATGAAGATGTCGCACTCACCTTGTCCACGCGTATCCGCGTGACCCTCGCTGAGCTGGAGAAGATCAAAAAGCAGCCAGGAATTGATGCGAGGTTCAGCGAGGGGCACGCACATCTCTCCGTGTTCCGCTTCGATGACGACATGATCGTTACGCCGTTGCTGACGCATAGCGTCGGGCACGATGCACCGACCCTGCATCTGCGGCGTCGCCAGGACGACGGCATGTTTGACCGCTTCGCCTCGCACGTAGAAGAACTGTGGAGCAGGGGCTCTCCGGTGTGGGAAGGCGGCGGCGATGAGTAG